The proteins below come from a single Vitis vinifera cultivar Pinot Noir 40024 chromosome 9, ASM3070453v1 genomic window:
- the LOC100244681 gene encoding uncharacterized protein LOC100244681 isoform X2 yields the protein MFYGAGVWDPWLIVAQIVCLQCLYYLTLGVFMAILVGTRVSRMSLVYFFDFSTLTGATVTGWCVIASFGLSALAGAVFLLYLIERAKKCLDFSATLYVIHLFICIIYGGWPSSITWWVVNGTCLAMMALLGEYLCIRRELLEIPITRYRSNV from the exons ATGTTCTATGGTGCTGGGGTGTGGGATCCTTGGCTCATTGTTGCCCAAATCGTTTGTCTTCAATGCTTATACTATCTCACTCTTGGGGTGTTCATGGCGATTCTTGTCGGGACTCGCGTTTCTCGGATGAGTCTCGTATACTTCTTCGATTTCTCGACGCTTACCGGCGCAACGGTCACGGGTTGGTGCGTCATTGCTTCGTTTGGTCTCAGTGCGCTTGCAGG AGCTGTCTTTTTGCTTTATCTGATTGAGAGGGCAAAGAAATGCTTAGATTTTTCTGCCACACTGTATGTTATCCATCTCTTTATATGCATCATATATGGAGGTTGGCCTTCCTCAATAACATGGTGGGTTGTGAATGGTACTTGTCTCGCAATGATGGCTTTGCTCGGTGAATATTTGTGCATAAGACGTGAACTGCTAGAAATTCCTATAACACGATACCGTTCAA